In the Lepus europaeus isolate LE1 chromosome 10, mLepTim1.pri, whole genome shotgun sequence genome, CTGAGCCGGGGTCTTGGCCGACTTTGTTCCCGAACCGCGGGAGAGATGGGAGCCGCCAGGGCGCGCGTGAGTCACGAGTGTAAAGTTCGCTGGCTCCGCGCGCGAGCCGCGCCGGGCCGGGGGCCGCAGGTCCCTGGGTGGGACCCGGCCGCGGCGCGCGAGTgagtgtgcgcgcgcgcgcgcgcgcgcgtggcCTCGCGGCGGCcgtcccacccccgcccctcgcTGTCCTGGGTGCGCCTCTGGCCGCCGAGCTCTTGGCCGGTTCCCCCGAGCCTGGGCGGCGACCCCCGGGGCGCCCGGGGTTCAAAGGCCCTGCGCGGCAGCTCCAGCCCCtccggggggcggggaggcgagGGGGGTGGTGCGGAGCCAGAAAAGCCCGAGCCCACAGCCGGCCAGTCCTGCGCGGGGATGGGCAGCGCGCGCTGAAAGTTGGTGACCGCCGCACCCAGCTGCCGGCTGCAGCCCAGGACGCAGCGAGCCAGCGAGCCGGCGGCCTCGAACCCCCACGGCGAGCCGCGCGGCCCGCTGTACCTGGCCACCAGCGACCGACCTGCCGCGCCGGTGCTCCCGTGCCTGATCCGGGTTCATGGAGCCCGGGCTGTGGCTCCTTTTGGGGCTCACAGTGACCGCCGCCGCAGGTAAGCGGCCCGGGGCACGCGCCTGTCCCGGCGCGAGCGCACACAAAAGGACCTGGGCGCGGAGGTGCGCGCGTCGCGGGGAGGGCCCCGCACCCCTGGAGgcgctggggggcgggggtgggcgcAGCAGCTGAGCTAGGGCCTGCCCTGTGGGCTCTGGGGGCTGCTCCTGGCTCACTTGGTCAGTGTCTCCGAAGCTCTCTGCAGACTGCAGAATGCTAGCCAAGTTTCAGAGCCGGAGCAGAGTGCGTGCAAGTTTTCATCGAGTTTGGATGGCTTGCAGGCTCCGCAGGGAGTACGTGGAGGAAGCTTGCAGGCGCTTCACACGGCATGCATGGGGCTTGGAAAATTTTCGGAAactgtgtgcagggctgtgcTGGCTGCTGGAAGGCTTGGCTTAGCTCGGAGATGTGAGACAATTGGAGATAACCTTGCAGGAGttggcctgccccgcccccatcccaggTGCGGGCGGGTTGGGTGTTGAGGGGTCTGCACTCTGGGCTCAGGAGCCCCTGGTCTTTGCTCCTTGCAGGATTCGTGCCTTGcccccaggctgtgggtgctggcaGGACCAGCGTGCCCCGGGCCCCCCGTGCAGCCGGGTCTGAGGGGGACTGTGAAGACTATGTGGCCAGCCCTGGAAGGCAGACTGTGGCCCCCACGGCAGGcaaggggcccagccctggaagccCTGGGCAGGAGCTGGTGGCCGAGGGGGACCTGGGGCGCCGCCGTGCGCGACGGTGCACCTGCTTCACCTACAAGGACAAAGAGTGCGTCTACTATTGCCACCTGGACATCATCTGGATCAACACTCCGGAGTGAGTCAGCCCCGGCCTGCCCCCGCCTCACCGTCCCTGTCCCAGGGGGCCTCAGCCCCTGCCGGGTCTCCTGCCAGTCCGGGACCCGCCTGCAGGTCCATGTGTGAGCTGTGCCCCCTTCCAAGGCCCTGGCCCCGGGGAAACCCAATCCTGCCTGTGACGTGGTGGCGGGGAGGCCCTTCCCGGGAGCAGTGAGCCGACAGAGGGGATTAGACACCCGAGACGCTGGCCCGAGGTGGAGGAAGCCCCGAAAGTCTGTCCCGCACCCCAGGGGCTAAATGTGCTTGTCCACCCCACTGACCTCCCAGGCTGCCAGGAGTTTAGAATTCCTGgacagcagccccgcccccagagaGTTTCAGGGTGGGCCTGGCAGAGCCCGCAGAGCCAAAGGCAGCGTGGGTGCTGCGGCCCTCCCGTGGGTCTCCCACTGCCCAGGCCGCAGGGGCCCTGGGAGCTCTCTCACAGGGGAAGGGTCCAACGTCTCCATGCACTcagccccctggagccccctctCTGGAGGCATCACATTTTGCACAGGATGGGGCGTGGGGCTTGACTTGGCTCTGGCCACTGACCTCCTGGTCTCCAGGGTCCAGGACGTGGGCCAGAAAGTGCTCTGTGGATATAAACTCTGGGCCTGAAGGCCACTCGGCTGCCTCTGTGGTTGGTTCCCTTGTGGGTTCCTTTGTCCCCAACTTCTGAGCCCTCTGGGTGGCCACTTTGAAGGGACTCACCCTCATTGTGTCGTGGACTAAGTGCAAAGGAGGGTCAGCCCGAGGTGCCCAGTGTCTCTCAAACCAGGCGGCCAGACCTCTGCCCACATCCAGGATGGAGATCTGCAGAGTCACCCGGCTGGGCCCCGGTGACGGCAGAGCCGGCTGCACACAAGGACCCAGCTCGCTTTCACCTTCTGCCCTTGCCATCTGCAAAATCAGACTGGGGGCTCCACCTTTGCATTTCACCCTGGGTTGCACAAATTGTGCTGCGGAACCGGACGGCaccagggaggaagggggggaggggcaccCCTCCCCCTGCTTGCCCTTCGCCGGGAGGTCACGGGGATGTGTGTTGGGATGTCAGGGATGGCCGTCTCTTCTCACAGTGTCAGAGTCACCCCCTCCTGTAGCCGACGCCTGGCACTGTGTTCTGGCCCAGTTAGCCCCACGGGGTCAACAGTGGGACGAGTCCTTGCCCTGGCGACAGCCCCAAGCTGTGGAtctggaaggagaaagaaggaagttaAGCCTAGGCAGGTTGTAGGGGAGGCAGGGGGACCTGAGACCACCTCGGCTTCGCCTGTCTGCCTAGCCCAGCACCGGCGGCAGCGGGAACAGTTTCTTGAGACCTATCCGGGCCTCAGCGAGCGTGCCGGATCTGTTTGAGGTGTCTACCACGGCCCGAGACGATGCTGTGCGTCTGAATTCTACCAGGACGGCAAACGCGGTCGCTTTCTCCCCAAAGTGATTTACCTCTTGCCCGCTTTCTCTGCTCCATTTCACTGTGAACACCAGGACAGAGGAAATCTGGCCGTGGGGCGTCCCACAAGGTACTTAGACAACAGGAGTGACGATAGCCAGACGTGGGCGTCTTGAAATTAGACAAGCGAATGATTTTTATTGGGAAGACTTTCCTGGCCGGCTTTCCCTCCTTCCCGCCTTCCCCTCCCCGTTCCGTTCTGGACCTCCGTCGATGCATCAGTAGGTCCGTGTGCTGTTTCTAAAATATCTCCGGCAATATTGCAGGTTGAGAAAATGGgacatggggagagggagagatctgggCCATTACTGCGTGGAGGAAAGGCAGGATCCTTGCCCGGGTTCCTCTCCCTCACCTGTTCCCAGCCCCACCTCTCTCGTCACCCCTCTTCCCCAGGTGGCCTGGTCACGCTCTCAGAACTTCTCCACCAGGGTGTGGCTTTGTC is a window encoding:
- the EDN3 gene encoding endothelin-3 isoform X1; translated protein: MEPGLWLLLGLTVTAAAGFVPCPQAVGAGRTSVPRAPRAAGSEGDCEDYVASPGRQTVAPTAGKGPSPGSPGQELVAEGDLGRRRARRCTCFTYKDKECVYYCHLDIIWINTPEQTVPYGLSSYRGGFRGKRAVGPFPGSEQPSPQTPVRCRCVGREDKACTRFCSQAVDTRSNTGTTAEPDTAEESEAAGARRGLRGRRLTPRAEEASGP
- the EDN3 gene encoding endothelin-3 isoform X2 — translated: MEPGLWLLLGLTVTAAAGFVPCPQAVGAGRTSVPRAPRAAGSEGDCEDYVASPGRQTVAPTAGKGPSPGSPGQELVAEGDLGRRRARRCTCFTYKDKECVYYCHLDIIWINTPEQTVPYGLSSYRGGFRGKRAVGPFPGSEQPSPQTPVRCRCVGREDKACTRFCSQAVDTRSNTGTTAEPDTAEESEAAGARRGLRGRR